The genomic segment GGCCGTGAAGCCGCCGTCGACGGGCAGCGCGATGCCCGTGATGTAGGCCGCCAGGTCGCTGAGCAGGAACGCGCACGCGTCGCCGATGTGCTCCGGCTCGCCGGCGCTGCCCGACGGGATGACGTCGCTCAGCGCCGCCACCCACGCCTCGTCCTCGAAGTAGGGCTCGGTCAGCGGCGTGCGGATGAGGCCCGGGCACACGGCGTTGACCCGCACGCCCCGCCCGCCGAGGTCGCGGGCCAGGCCCCGGGTCAGGCCGAGCAGCCCGGCCTTGCTCGCGTTGTAGGCCACGCGCCGGTCGACGGCGACCAGGCCGGCGGCCGACGAGATGTTGACGATCGACCCCGAGCCCTGGGCGACCATCGCGCGCCCGGCGTGCTGGGCGCAGTAGAAGGCGCCGCTGAGGTTGACGTCCATCACGTGGTGCCAGTCCTCCGGGGTCACCTCCAGCGGGTCGCCGGTGATGCGGATGCCCGCGCAGCTGACCAGGCCGTCGAGACGCCCGAACGCCTCGAGGACCGCCGTGAAGGCGCGCCGCACCGCGGCGGGATCGGCGACGTCGGCCTCCAGCGCCAGGTGCGGGCCTCCGTCGGCGGGCGCCAGCGCCTCCACGACCGCGCGCGCGTCGTCGGCGCGGCGGTCGAGCACCGCCACCCGGGCGCCCTCGCGGACGAGCACCCGTGCGGTGGCCGCGCCGATCCCGCTCGCGCCGCCCGTCACGACGCAGGTCCTGCCAGCGAGCAACATGATGGTCCTCCTCGGTCGCGGTGTGCGCATGCGGCGCGCGGGTGCGCCACCGCACGGCGGAGCCTAGGCGGGCGGCCGCCGGGCGTGTAGAAGTCGCGGCACATCCACCGGCGGGAGGACAAGGTCGTGCGAAGACTGCAGAGCCAGGGCGTCCATCACGTGACGCTCGTCGGGGCGGACCGCCAGACATCCATCGACTTCTGGCAGGGCGTGCTGGGCATGCCGTTCGTCTTCGAGCAGCCCAACCTCGACAACGCGGCCGAGAGCCACCTGTACTTCGACCCGGGCGACGGCCGCCTGATCACCGTGTTCACCGACGAGGACCGCGTGGCCGATCCGGGCCGCACGCCGACCGACCCGGGGTGCGTGCACCACCTCGCGTTCGCGCTGTCGCAGGCGACGTTCGCCCAGGCCGTCGGGCGCCTCGACGAGCGCGGCATCCGCCACAGCGGCGTCAAGGACCGCGGCTTCATGGACTCCATCTACTTCGAGGACCCTCTGGGCCTGCTCATCGAGCTGGCGTCCTACCGGTTCGAGCCGCCCGCGGGCCGGACGCACGCCGCCGTCCTGCGCCGGGCCCACGAGCTGCGGGTCGCGGCCGGCGCCGAGGCCATCGGGACGGTCCACCTCGCCGACGCGATCGAGGCGCTCGTGGCCGAGGGCGCCGGCTAGGGCGCGTCCAGCAGGTCCAGGAGCGCGGACGCGACCTGCTCGGGCCCCTCCTCGGCCTGGCGGTGGCCCGCGTCGTGCCAGGTCGCATGGCGTGCGCGGGTGCCCGTGCAGCCGGCCGGACGCAGCGCAGCAGGCCGCGGTGGGCCTCGTCGACGAGCGGGACCCGGCGCCGCCGAGCCCGAGGCCGACCAGCTCGGAGACCGGCGGCCAGGCGATCTCCGGGGCGCTCACCGGCCCGGGCGCCGGTGGACCGGCAGGCGCAGCGTGCGCTGGGGCAGCCGAGCGTCGGCCCAGCCGGCGGTGCCGTCGAACGTCGCGGTCACCCGCAGCCTGGCGCGTCCGCGGGGGATGCGCACCGTCAGGCGCTGCCGCGAGGCGGAGGTCGTGCGCGTGACCCGGCGCACGCCCGAGCCGGACACCTGGAGCGTCAGGTGCCCGCGGCCGGCCGCCGTGCGGACGAGCAGGAGGTGGAAGGTCCGCGTCCCGCGCCGGCGCGCCGAGAGGCGCAGGCGGGCGCGGCATCCTGCCGAGAGCACCGTCTCGCCCGGCCCGTCGACGACCCGTGCCTGCCCCGCGCAGCCGGTCCCCGCCAGGTCCGCCGGTGCGACCCGGTTCGACGCCGGCCCCGGCGCCGCCCGCGGGACGGCCAGCTCGCGGCGCACGACGTCCAGCGCCGGGCGGGGCGTGCCGTCGGCGCCGACCAGCCCGGTGTCCCACCACGAGCCGGGCGCCGACGGCACGGGCCCGTACCAGTTGTAGAGGTACATCCGCGTGATCCGCGGCGACATCCGCGCCAGGACGAACGCGTGCGCTGTCGAGCGCGCGGCGCGGGCGAGGTCGACGTCCAGGAACGGCCAGAACCGCACGATGCCGCCGGTCTCGGTGACCCACAGCTCGCCGGGCACGGCGCTCAGCAGCGCCGCGGTCGTGCTCTGCAGCGGGTCGGTGAGGTCGGTCGCGTCGCCGTAGTCGTGGATGCCCCACAGCCGTGGATCGGTGCCGAGGTGCGCACGGTAGGCGCGCAGCCAGTCCAGCGCGCCGGGAATGTCGAGCACGTCGCCGGCGACCAGGCGCGCGTCCGGCAGGACGCGGCGCGCCTCGTCGTAGTAGGCCGCCGCGAGGGCCGGGTCGTCCCACGTCGGCTGTGACACGTGGTTGGGCTCGTTCCACGGCGTCACGATCCCGACCTGCGGATAGCGCCCGTGGAACGCCGCCAGCGCCGCCCCGTAGGCGGCGACCGACGGCGCGGTCCCGGGGTGGCGCGAGTGCTCGAACGCGACGGACGGCTCGAGCCCGTGGGCCGCGGCGGCCGCCATCCAGGCGTCGACCGCGTCGCGCTCCCAGCCGCCGCGCACGACCGCGTCGTAGGGCACGACGAGCCGCGCCGCGTGCAGGCCCAGCGCCAGGAACCGGGGATCGGCGAAGGCGGCTGGGTTGGCCTCGCCGATGCCGACGACGGGCTCGGCGCGCGCCGGGCGGGCGGCCACGGCGGCGAGCGCGAGGGCGAGGGCGACGACCGCCGTCACGCCGATCGGCGCCGGGCACCGGCGCGGCGTCCTGCCGCGGCTGCCACGCGATGGGCGTCCCTGCGTCACGGCCATGCCGCGGCCTCCTCGGGTCGACAGACGACGGGCCGACGCTAGGGCATCGACGCGAGGGCGGCCCGGGGACCGGTACGACGGGCGACCTCGACGCCGCCCCAGGCCGGTCTCAGCCGGCGTCGCAGGCCCGGCGCGGGGCCGAGCACGACGTCGCCGGCCTCAGCCCGGCGCCAGGATGCCCGCCAGCACGTCGAGCGCGCGACGGCGGTGGGCGTCGAGCTCGGCGACCAGGGCGTCGACGTCGCGGGCGCGGATGGCGGCCAGGATGCGGTCGTGCGCGTCGACGGCGGCGTGGCGCTCCTCGGGCGAGTTGTAGTACATCGCCCGGTAGGCCTCCGTCGAGTCCCACAGCAGGCGGATGAGCCGCATGGCATGGGGATGGCCGGGCGCCTCGAGGATCGCGAAGTGGAAGCGTCGGTTGGCCTCCAGCTCGCCGGCCACGTCCCCCGCCTCGGCGGCGTCGACGCAGTCGCGGGCCGCGAGCACGATCCGGTCCAGCGCGTCGTCGTCGAGCGTTGGCAGCGCCGCCCGGGCCGCCCGGTCCTCGAGGACCTGGCGCAGCGCGTAGATCTCCTCGAGGTCGTCGATGCGCAGCTCCGTGACGAAGTAGCCGCGCCGCGGCCGGTAGGTGACCTGACCCTCCTGCTCGAGCACCCGCAGCGCCTCGCGCACGGGGGCGATGCTCACCCCGAGGCGCTCGGCCACGTCCTCCTGGCGCACGCGCTGCCCGGGGCGCAGCTCGCCCGCGACGATCGCCCGCCGCAGCGCGTCGAGCGCGTGCTGCGGGGTCGTCCCGGGCCCGGTGGGCCGGGCGCCGACCGGGCCGGCGGCCATCAGCGGAAGGCCGGGATGCCGGTCAGCGCGCCGCCGACCACCAGCGCGTGGACGTCGGCCGTGCCCTCGTAGGTCACCACGGACTCCAGGTTGTTCATGTGACGGATGACGGGGTACTCGAGCGTGACGCCGTTGGCGCCGAGGACCTGGCGCGCGGTGCGCGCGACCTCCAGCGCCGCGTTGACGTTGGCCAGCTTGCCCATCGAGACGTGCTCGTTGCGCAGGGTGCCCGCGTCCTTCATCCGGCCCAGGTGCATCGCCAGCAGGATCCCGCGGTTGACCTCGGTGGCCATGAACGCCAGCTTCTGCTGCTGGATCTGGGTCGCCGCGATCGGCCGGCCGAAGACGATGCGCTCCTTGCTGTACTCCAGCGCCGACTCGAAGCAGGCCCGGGCGGCGCCCATCGCGCCGAAGACGATGCCGAAGCGTGCCTCGTTCAGGCACGACAGCGGACCGCGCAGCGACGTGGCCTCCGGGAGCATCGCCTCGGCGGGCAGGCGCACGTCGTCGAGCAGCAGCTCGGAGGTGATCGACGCCCGCAGCGAGAGCTTCTTGTGGATGTCCTGGGTCGTGAAGCCCTTGGTGCCGCGCGGCACCAGGAACCCGCGGATCCCCTCGTCGGTGGCCGCCCAGACCACCGCGACGTCGGCGCGCGAGCCGCTGGTGATCCACATCTTCTGGCCGTGCAGGATCCAGTCCGTGCCGTCGCGCCGCGCGCGGGTGCGCATCGCGCCGGGGTCCGAGCCCGCGTCGGGCTCGGTCAGCCCGAAGCAGCCCAGCGCCTCGCCCGCCGCCATCCGCGGCAGCCACTGCTGCTTCTGCTCCTCGCTGCCCCAGCGCCAGATGGCGTACATCGCCAGCGAGCCCTGCACGGAGACCAGGCTGCGCAGCCCGCTGTCGCCGGCCTCCAGCTCCAGGCACGCGAGGCCATAGGCCGTCGCGCTGGCCCCCGCGCACCCGTAGCCGTCCAGGTGCATGCCCAGCACGCCCAGCCGCCCCAGCTCACCGAGCAGCTCGGCGGGGACCGTCGCATCCTCGAACCACTCCCCCACGTTGGGGACCACGCGGTCGCGCACGAAGGCCCGGACCGCGTCGCGGATGTCGCGCTCCTCGTCGCTCAGCAGCGCATCGGTCGACAGGAAGTCGTGCGGGCGGATCTCTGGCGGGGCGCTCGTGGCGGACATGCGGGCTCCTTGACCCTAGAGTTTCGAAGATCTAGGATTCATTGAACCACATGCCCTCGGCACTCGACAACGTCCGGGTGGTCGACTTCTCGCGGGTGCTCGCCGGGCCGTTCGCCACCATGCTGCTCGCCGACCTCGGCGCCTCCGTCGTCAAGATCGAGCGCGGCGGCCCGGGCGCGGCGGGCGACGACACCCGCACCTGGGGCCCGCCCTACGACGACGCGGGCGAGGCGACCTACTACCTGTCGGTCAACCGCAACAAGGACAGCGTCGTCCTGGACTTCGCCGACCGCGCCGACCTCGAGCGAGCACGGGCGCTGGCGGCGGGCGCCGACGTCGTCGTCGAGAACTTCCGCCCCGGCGTCATGGACCGCCTCGGCCTCGGCTACGAGGCGCTGTCGGCCGCCGACCCGTCGCTCGTCTACTGCTCCATCACCGGGTTCGGCCGCCGCGCGGGCGCCGACCTGCCCGGCTATGACCTGCTCATCCAGGCGCTCGGCGGGCTCATGTCGATCACGGGCCCGGCCGGCGGCGAGCCGCAGAAGGTCGGGGTTGCGCTCGTCGACGTGCTCGCCGGGCTGTTCGCGACCGTCGGCATCCTCGCCGCCCTGCGCCACCGCACCGCGACGGGCGAGGGCCAGCGCGTCGAGGTCGACCTGCTCTCCTCGCTGCTGGCCGCGCTGGTCAACCAGGGCTCGGCGTTCACCGCGGGCGGCGTCGTGCCGACCCGCATGGGCAACCAGCACCCCAGCGTCGCGCCCTACGAGCCGCTGCCCTGCGCCGAGGGCGAGCTCGTCCTGGCCGTGGGCAACGACCGGCAGTTCGCGGCGCTGTGCGAGGTCCTCGGCGTCCCGGCGCTGGCCGCGGACCCGCGCTACGCCACCAACACCGCGCGCGTCGAACACCGCGAGACGCTGCGCGCCACCCTCGTCGAGCGCCTGGCCGCGCGCCCTGCCCCAGACTGGGCGCAGGCCCTGACGGCGGTGCGCGTGCCCGCCGGCGTGGTCAATGACGTCGGCGCGGCGTTCGCGCTGGCCGCGCGGCTCGGGCTGGAGCCCATCGTGCCGCTTCCCCGCCCCGACGGCAGCACCGTCGGCCTGACGCGCAACCCCATCGGCCTCTCGGCCACCCCGCCGACCTACCGCTCGGCCCCGCCGCCCTACGCGGCGCATCCTGAGCCCTCCCGCGCCTAGCCCCCACCCCGACAGGAGCCCCATGCTCGACACCGCCCCATCGCCCTCGCTGGACGACGGGACCACCCTGTTCATCGGCGGCGCCTGGCGATCGGCCGCCGCGACCTACGAGCGGTTCGACCCGGCCGACCTGGACCGCGGCACGGGCACCTTCGCCGCGGCGGGCGCCGGCGACGTCCGGGCCGCCTACGACGCCGCGGAGACCGCCGGCCCGGGCTGGGCCGCCACGCCGGCGCCCGTGCGCGGGGAGGTCCTGCGCCGCGCCGCCGAC from the Baekduia soli genome contains:
- a CDS encoding GntR family transcriptional regulator, which encodes MAAGPVGARPTGPGTTPQHALDALRRAIVAGELRPGQRVRQEDVAERLGVSIAPVREALRVLEQEGQVTYRPRRGYFVTELRIDDLEEIYALRQVLEDRAARAALPTLDDDALDRIVLAARDCVDAAEAGDVAGELEANRRFHFAILEAPGHPHAMRLIRLLWDSTEAYRAMYYNSPEERHAAVDAHDRILAAIRARDVDALVAELDAHRRRALDVLAGILAPG
- a CDS encoding acyl-CoA dehydrogenase family protein, whose protein sequence is MSATSAPPEIRPHDFLSTDALLSDEERDIRDAVRAFVRDRVVPNVGEWFEDATVPAELLGELGRLGVLGMHLDGYGCAGASATAYGLACLELEAGDSGLRSLVSVQGSLAMYAIWRWGSEEQKQQWLPRMAAGEALGCFGLTEPDAGSDPGAMRTRARRDGTDWILHGQKMWITSGSRADVAVVWAATDEGIRGFLVPRGTKGFTTQDIHKKLSLRASITSELLLDDVRLPAEAMLPEATSLRGPLSCLNEARFGIVFGAMGAARACFESALEYSKERIVFGRPIAATQIQQQKLAFMATEVNRGILLAMHLGRMKDAGTLRNEHVSMGKLANVNAALEVARTARQVLGANGVTLEYPVIRHMNNLESVVTYEGTADVHALVVGGALTGIPAFR
- a CDS encoding VOC family protein, translated to MRRLQSQGVHHVTLVGADRQTSIDFWQGVLGMPFVFEQPNLDNAAESHLYFDPGDGRLITVFTDEDRVADPGRTPTDPGCVHHLAFALSQATFAQAVGRLDERGIRHSGVKDRGFMDSIYFEDPLGLLIELASYRFEPPAGRTHAAVLRRAHELRVAAGAEAIGTVHLADAIEALVAEGAG
- a CDS encoding CaiB/BaiF CoA transferase family protein, coding for MPSALDNVRVVDFSRVLAGPFATMLLADLGASVVKIERGGPGAAGDDTRTWGPPYDDAGEATYYLSVNRNKDSVVLDFADRADLERARALAAGADVVVENFRPGVMDRLGLGYEALSAADPSLVYCSITGFGRRAGADLPGYDLLIQALGGLMSITGPAGGEPQKVGVALVDVLAGLFATVGILAALRHRTATGEGQRVEVDLLSSLLAALVNQGSAFTAGGVVPTRMGNQHPSVAPYEPLPCAEGELVLAVGNDRQFAALCEVLGVPALAADPRYATNTARVEHRETLRATLVERLAARPAPDWAQALTAVRVPAGVVNDVGAAFALAARLGLEPIVPLPRPDGSTVGLTRNPIGLSATPPTYRSAPPPYAAHPEPSRA
- a CDS encoding SDR family NAD(P)-dependent oxidoreductase, yielding MLLAGRTCVVTGGASGIGAATARVLVREGARVAVLDRRADDARAVVEALAPADGGPHLALEADVADPAAVRRAFTAVLEAFGRLDGLVSCAGIRITGDPLEVTPEDWHHVMDVNLSGAFYCAQHAGRAMVAQGSGSIVNISSAAGLVAVDRRVAYNASKAGLLGLTRGLARDLGGRGVRVNAVCPGLIRTPLTEPYFEDEAWVAALSDVIPSGSAGEPEHIGDACAFLLSDLAAYITGIALPVDGGFTAYGSFGSPSAFTADRRAR